The Deltaproteobacteria bacterium genome has a segment encoding these proteins:
- the prsR gene encoding PEP-CTERM-box response regulator transcription factor, translating to MQKQKLLIIEDDEAVRGQMRWALADEFDVLSAADPESAMQALRDGHPALITLDLGLPPDTNDVSEGFKLLGRILQHDPLAKVVVITGNRERSSAIKAISHGAHDFLVKPVAIEELKIILSRAVYVHSLEHEHSKLQKGALESQSFEEVLGMHARMQEVFSTVRKVAASDVPVLVGGESGTGKELIARAIHAQSLRRQRPFIPINCGAIPDTLLESELFGHEKGAFTGAHIQRNGRIELAQGGTLFLDEIAELPLLLQVKVLRFLQDHKIERIGGRDSIGLDVRVIAATNKCLRKMTAEGRFREDLYYRLAVVNIDLPPLRERGEDMVLLARAFLQKYVPDRARPKTLSPEAVEAINSYGWPGNVRELENRIRRAVTCSDGPMIRPSDLGFGPAEEAPQHLDLKKAKEELEVRFVQKAILKHNGNISKAAEELGLSRPTVHHIIKKYNRLESIRKG from the coding sequence ATGCAAAAACAGAAACTCCTCATAATCGAGGACGACGAGGCCGTAAGGGGGCAGATGCGCTGGGCCCTGGCGGACGAATTCGACGTCCTTTCGGCGGCCGACCCGGAAAGCGCGATGCAGGCGCTCCGTGACGGCCACCCGGCTCTAATAACGCTCGACCTGGGGCTTCCGCCCGACACAAACGACGTAAGCGAAGGGTTCAAGCTCCTGGGGAGAATTCTCCAGCACGATCCGCTTGCCAAGGTGGTAGTAATCACAGGCAACAGGGAGCGGAGCTCGGCGATAAAAGCTATCTCGCACGGGGCGCACGATTTTCTCGTTAAGCCGGTCGCTATCGAGGAGCTCAAGATAATCCTCAGCCGGGCGGTCTACGTCCATTCGCTCGAGCACGAACACTCGAAGCTTCAGAAAGGGGCGCTTGAGAGCCAATCGTTCGAGGAAGTCCTCGGGATGCACGCAAGGATGCAGGAGGTGTTCTCTACGGTGAGGAAGGTAGCCGCCTCGGACGTGCCAGTCCTGGTCGGCGGCGAAAGCGGCACGGGAAAAGAGCTCATAGCGAGGGCGATACACGCTCAGAGCCTCCGGAGGCAGCGGCCCTTCATACCGATAAACTGCGGCGCAATCCCCGATACCCTCCTTGAAAGCGAGCTTTTCGGGCACGAGAAGGGTGCGTTTACAGGCGCCCACATACAGAGGAACGGAAGGATTGAGCTCGCACAGGGCGGCACTCTCTTTCTCGATGAGATTGCGGAGCTCCCGCTCCTCCTTCAGGTGAAGGTATTGCGGTTCCTCCAGGACCACAAGATCGAGCGCATCGGCGGAAGGGACTCGATAGGCCTGGACGTCCGCGTCATCGCGGCCACGAACAAGTGCCTTCGTAAGATGACCGCGGAGGGCAGGTTCAGGGAGGACCTTTACTACAGGCTCGCGGTGGTCAACATAGACCTGCCGCCGCTACGCGAGCGCGGAGAGGACATGGTCCTTCTCGCGAGGGCGTTCCTCCAGAAATACGTCCCTGACAGGGCGAGGCCCAAGACGCTTAGCCCCGAGGCGGTGGAGGCCATAAACTCATACGGGTGGCCAGGCAACGTCAGGGAGCTCGAGAACAGGATAAGGCGGGCAGTGACTTGCTCGGACGGCCCGATGATAAGGCCCTCGGACCTCGGCTTCGGCCCGGCCGAGGAGGCCCCGCAGCACCTCGACCTCAAAAAGGCGAAGGAAGAGCTCGAGGTAAGATTCGTCCAGAAAGCTATTCTCAAGCATAACGGCAATATAAGCAAAGCCGCGGAAGAGCTCGGCCTAAGCAGGCCGACCGTGCACCACATAATAAAAAAATACAACAGGCTCGAATCCATACGAAAGGGGTAA